Below is a window of Quercus robur chromosome 6, dhQueRobu3.1, whole genome shotgun sequence DNA.
CCTTATACCCCTTCTCATAATCCCCATTCCTACATAAATAATATACCAAAGTCCTAAATGTGGCTGCATTTGGATTACACCCATTTTCCTCCAACCCCTCATAAACCTTCTTGGCCTCATCCATCAACCCACTCTTACAATAACAAGTCATCAAGTAATTATAACTAATCGTATCGGGTTTCAACCCCACATTACTAATCTCATTGATCAATGCCTTCACATTCTCTGGGTCACCACCGTGGGCATACATAATTCTCACATTATATGCCGCGACATCAATCTCACACCCCTTCTTCACCATCACATCCCACAATTTCTCGGCCTCCTCGCTCTTCCCCTGCCTGTACAAAGCATCCAATATGGTTGTAAACGTGACCGCTGTTATCTCCACCCGCTTCTCCTCCATCTCCTTCAAAATCTCAACCGCCTTCTCAGGCGAACCAGCTGCACAATAGGACTTAACCAAAATACCATACGAAATCTTATCCGGCGAAAACCTGTATCTCTTAGGCATTTCATCGAACAGTTGGGGGACTTTATCAAACATCTTGGAATGATTGCAAGCCGCTAGCAAGGCATTGAAGGAAACCGCCGATCTCGGAGTACCCAACTCGTCCATTTGGTCAAAGGTCCTCATGGCGTGGTCAAACATGCCAGCTCGGCCGTAGGATCGAATCAAAGTTGACAAGTAAGGCTCCTCTTTGATCTTAGGGTCATTCTTGTGAGACTCGATGAGGGACTCGATGTCGGCGAAGCGGCGAGACTTGGCGAGGCGGCGGACGGTGAGGTCTTGAGCGTAGCGGGAGGAGGTGGGGGAGGAGTAGTGTTTGGAAACAGAGGAGTAGATTTCCAAGGCTTTGTCAGGGTCGTACTCGGTTCGGAGTTTTGATTTGGCTCTGGAAATGGAGATTGCAGCGGAAttggtgggggtgggggtggtggTGCAGAGGTGACGAAGATGACGGAGAGGAATGGAagaggacatttttttttaggggataTGGGAGAGTTTGAGGAGGGTGGCTTTGCTCTGCTAGTTCAAGTTCGAATATTGTATGTAGCGTAGTAGTAGTGGTTTTTTGTTTgagggttttgtgtttttagggTTTAGATGTTGTGTGCTTGTGCTGCATTACTTGTGGAAAGCAGTTCCCGGTTTTGTTTGTATGGGAAACCATTTCCTAGGAATCTGTTTTCCAAATGAAACATAAGGCACAGTGGTTGTAATTAGTTCACTGGTAAAGTTTATTACTAATTGAATGGACAAAACTTATATACAGTAATTTAGATGTTGTTCTTTAGGTTCTCCTCTTAAAATTTAGCTATGTGACGATTGTAAGGACCAGAGAAACTAGCAACCCAAACCCACTTAGAATAGTGGCTAGATCAGTTCAACCGTGGCCCAAAACAAAGAatttgtaagagagagaaacaaacaaCAAGAGGGAAGCTCTACCCGAGgataaaaataaggaagaaaaagaagatgtaattaAATGGATGAGCTCACTTCTCAATACAAGCTGGCCTGGGGAGGTCacaattatacaagaaatgttactattcactctcttctctcagtgttctttttgttttttttttctatatcttGATACTTGTGTCTCAATCCTCTTCTCTGTAAACCctctttttcttatatactcCTCCCTCCCTCACATCTCAACCTTCCATTTTTATCTAACAAATCTCCTCTCCTAACACTTGTCCATTTTTACATCTGAAAAAGGTGGTAGAATGAGTCTGTTTAGCTGTGACTTACATTGTTCaagtcacttcctcattaatgcaacTGATAAAACTGTTGCCcaccatttaatgcggaggcaacAGGTTACTCCAAACTGGAAACCTCCCTTATGATTACTGATTCTCTTTCTTTAGATCCTTTTTCCCACTTGGAGCGCCTCAGATCCCTTTGACTCACCCCTTCCTCCTCGGGCTCGTGGCATCCCCACACCAATACTGCAACTCTTCAACTTCATCCTCGGTCCTCGAGCACCCACAATAGCACCCTAAAACTTTTGTTATTAACCTTAAGGTAAAAGCAAAGTTTTAGTTATACAAACAAATTACACACATGCCATGCGCGTTCCCGTGGTAACGTCCTTTCACCTATCTCCAGCACACTCCTGACGCTTCGGAATCCAAGATTTCACATTTATGGCGTCAGGCGGAAACTTGTCCCCCACATTCTATGGCTCAATCAAGATCCTACGATCCCTATTTTCCCTCACTTATAAGCGGGAAAATTACCGCTCACTTTTTACCTCTATATAAGGAGAGTTTGGGGCTGGCTGAAGTTAATTTACGCATTCTGGCAATTTGAGTTGAAGTAACCTCCAGAGGAGAACTTTTCCCTTTGCTCGTAGGTGTGTTCATCCTCACATTTCTTTGTTGTACAAGTTTATTCTTTCATACCATAAAACTCCATGGGTAGATACGCTAAGCTAGTAGATACTCCCGAGGCTAAGGCTATCTTTAGTGCACAATATAGGATTCCCAACAATGTTGAAATCCAACACTGTGAATACAGTGAATGGTTGGTCATGAACAGACCTCCTGAATCTGTGATCATTCTTATGATCGCCTTCATTGAAGGCGGGATGGAACTTCCCATGGGAAGGGTCACTAGGGACTATCTAATGAACTATAGGCTGACCCCCACCCAATACTCCCTAAACGTCTTTAGGGTCCTTGGGTGTGTAGACATGTTAAACTCGAAAATGGGGACCAACCTTACCTGGCACGATGTAAACTGGGTATACAACTgccaaaagggggaaaaaaccAAATATTACATCAAATGTAGAGTCCCCGATGTTAGGTTAGTCTCCTACCTACCTGACTCAAGCAAGGGTATGGACGAGGACTTCCTCATCGTCTCGGGAGACTGGCACGATGGATTACATTGTCCCACCCAAGAAGGAGAACCAAGTAGGGTTCTCGAGGACCATAGATGTGTATAGGGCACTACTTAACttttaaaatctgaaaaaagcttcttcttcttcttcttcttcttcttttttttttttttataaatggcAAAGGTGTTCATagcattaataataataacatcatagattgtttacattccaatgACGAGGAATTACATTTTCATCCAAATATTCTAAGTAATTAGCCCCATTGCCAGCAATGGAGGTTATCCTATATAACCTTTCCTAGTTAGGGCCGAGCTTTCCCCAGGCGGGGTTCTTTGTTGTCCCCACCACTTTCCTTAAGACCAAGTCTCCTGGAGCTAACGGCCTCAACTTCACCCCCTTATCATACCCTTGTTTAAGTCTCTGTTGGTAATATGCCATTTTTACCGTAGCCACCTCTCTCCTTTCCTTGGCCACATCCAGGCTGTCAAGAAGTAAACGGTGATTTTCCTCAACATTGAACTGCTCAGTTCTCAAAGTTGGGAACCCTGACTCAAGGGGGATTTtaccccataagtcattgaaaaaggaGTTTCTCCTGTTAATCTTCAGGGTATAGTATGATAGGTCCACAATACATGGGGCaattcttccacccatttccCTTTAGCGTCatccaatcttttcttcaaCCTAGATACTATAACCTTGTTGGTGGCCTCGACCTGTCCATTCCCCTGAGGATAAGCAAGTGTAGAGTACCTGTTCCTAGTCCCTAGCTCCCTACAATATCTTCAGAAGGCTTTACTGTCAAATTAAAGACCATTATCCGAAATCAGTGTGTGAGGAATTCCAAACCTTGTGACAATATTCCTCCAGATGAACCTCTTAGCATCCATGTCCATAATGTTAGCAAGTAGCTCAGCTTTTACCCACTTGGTAAAGTAATCCGTGCCGACAAGGAGCCACCTTCGGTTCCCCATAACTCAGGGAAATGGTCCCACTATATCCAAGCCCCACtaagcaaatggccaagggctggataaTGGATTTAGGACTCCCCCTGGTTGATGAATATTTGGGGCATATCTcttgttggggtttatgccctaaaatccaatttattgacatgtcataaataattaaattgtttaattatatgagactatttataaatgaactaatgagatattatcatagtccttgagatgcattgtatgtgatttatgtgaaaagtcacaaaagatataaatcacaagttctttgtaaactcagaattacaattcgtagtcggtgatgaaattgggcatttcatttgctaagactataacatatcaactaagatagTTTGTCTTGaccatggaagtggagacttctagttggtatgttgatatattttaagagttaagacatattaaactggaccgctgtgagatttatttttCTCCTACCGactatcaaatgaataataaatctcacgacttctatttgcatgaactcttaatcctgagagaataatggacctgatcatgaggTGTAgattactttgatatatcaggagtgagatctaaagtcacgatcaaaacctcagtatgttgggcagtcacatttagtgttgatggaacatatattctcaagatggaattcataatctcttaacggagatataaaatattctcttgagataagtttaatgggtttggttattcagagtgttaggcctaatcactttagtaaggagttactaaagtatattttatgaaattgaatttcataaatatatgatgaataacttaaaggattaaaccgagcactcaaggattaagatatagtaatcttcaaagtggcagtctacattcatgactttgtattactatgaatataTTATGAAGgagttgcatgtataataaagtcttgggatataatttattaataaagcctagaatgcaattatatttatatagtggtattaaatataattaatggtaactttggacttgtcaagagttgacagaaaagcccaaagCCCATTGaagctagtgtcttattggtccattttggtcccactccaaacCACAcattaaagcccaattggaaaggtcCAATAGGccagcccaattagataatcaattggATATAAAcggagaaacatacagaattttattttttaagagatacATCATtgtgaaatggtgtgtatgtgtgagTGAAGCCACTCAATTATTCTCCCTTGGaaattgattgagagaccacacttcttgggcataaagtggaattgaagtgaagattaaaagtgttcccaagtacttataatcttttgttttgaatttcaccgcaccaaAATATAATGTTTGAACTCGAGCTCATGGAAAAACCCAAAAGCTTGAGCTcagcttggcttggcttgataAATTAATCAAGCCAAGCAACTCGAGCTTAACATCAAGCTCAAACTTAAGCTCAAGTCAAGCTTTTTTGCTTGTGATCTAACAAAATTGCATTATCAAGTGCTCAAATCTGCTCAAATTTCCAACAAtcaagtaaacaaaaataagaaaataatatattcatttgtTCATGCTTCTAATTCCACCTGTAATTAGCAATTTCTCAAATTAAAgctttacataattaaatctaTCCATTCATACTTCCTTGTCTCTAGCTATAATAtttgttcaaaatacaattcACAAATATAATCTTCATACTTCCTTCACAAATATACTTGTCATCTGTGCAGCTATACATAAtcttcaaacaaaaaaagaaagacccTCTTGTCATGGCATTTCAAAAGTATCCATATCACCAAATGCTAAGTTATATGACCATGCCATtaacaaaaagaatatttagtttttttaaaacaaaagaccATCTATCATTCACAAATCTAGGTCTTTCACTTCCTGCACCAGATCAGAATATATTCCATCGCAAGGTCTTTAGTATGCACCAGATCAGAAAACCAACAACCTGCatacaaaacaaccaaaaataataaaaggataTTAGAAATTATAGGGGAAGATGATAATTATAGTCAATATTCAGTAAATTAAGAGAAAATCAACTTTACATTATTATAGTTGTATTATCAATATGCACCATATCAACATAACATGCCTTTTGcaaatataagaaaatcatAGATATAAAAAACCATTGTCAAATAACAATGCACATACCTTACACCCTCTtgcaaacacaaaaaactaACATCCACAACAAAAAATCCTTCAACTCATTATCCTTCCAACTGCATGTAAAAGCAAATATAAGCTTTCAagaacattataaaaaataataaataaataaaagaactataaaaaaacatttaatgaaagaaaaaagacacaCATATACTAAACAATACACTTAACATAGCATCATTTTGGAAAAGGTATGGCTATCTCCGTGATGCTAGTAGACCCCAGTTCGacctacaaaaaaaattaaaagctttaGATTCCAAGTCTTTGTTACAatagacaaaaattaaaataaatttaagttattttttggaaaagaattaataaatatgATGAACATTTACTTTTGATTGTTTCTTAGTTTTGTAAAGAGGTCGAACCCAATCACCACCACAAAGTAAAGCTTGTACAGTTTTTGTTGATAAAGAAGCTCGATACACATCAATTACTCTACCTCTTGTAGAGAATGCAGATTCTGAAGTTACTGTGGTGATGGGAATGGAAAGTATGTCAGATGCCATTTTTGagagaatacaaaattttaggTTGTTAGCCTTCCACCACTCCATAGCATCAAAGTCTGAGTCTAAATCATCCGAGCATAAAAAGACACCTTCTTCCAAGTATATATCCAAATCTAATTTTGCTGGTTGTATGTTATCAGCATTTCTAACAAATTGATCAAACTCCATCCTACCTCTAgttttaaactttgaattatTGCCACCAACACTACTACTACCTTCAGTGGATTTAGATGCACTTTGTCCAGCATTGCTTGAAGTATAGTCCACAACATATTCATTATAAAGTTGATATAAGGCATCATGAACACGATCAATGTTTCTAGCTACTTTAAACCCTTGATAGATCTTTGGAAAGGAAAAGTTTATCAAAGTCATTTTGAATCGAGGATCTAACACAGCAGCTATGGCCATTACAAAGTTGCATTCACCCCAATATTTGTCAAACTTTAACTTCATCTTACATGCCACAGCACTAATGTAATCATTTTCATCAAGTGACTTTTCATTTAAAACTTCTTTTATCTTCCAAACCTCAGGAAGGAATATATTTGCAGTTGGATATTCACTTCCTGATATGACATTTATGACTTCTTCAAAAACTGATAAAAAATTGCACACATGTTCTGTCCTACTACCTTCAGTGGATTTAGATGCATTTTGTCCAGCATTGCTTGAAATATAGTCCACAACATATTCATTATAAAGTTGATATAAGGCATCATGAACACGATCAATGTTTCTAGCTACTTCAAACCCTTGATAGATCTTTGGAAAGGAAAAGTTTATCAAAGTCATTTTAAATCGAGGATCTAACACAGCAGCTATGGCCATTACAAAGTTGCATTCACCCCAATATTTGTCAAACTTTAACTTCATCTTACATGCCACAGCACTAATGGAATCATTTTTATCAAGTGACTTCtcatttataatttcttttatctTCCAAACCTCAGAAAGGAATATATTTGCAGTTGGATATTCACTTCCTGATATGACATTTATGACTTCTTCAAAAACTGATAAAAAATTGCACACATGTTCTGTCCTATCCCAATCTTCATTACTAGGTAGCCAATTATACCCCGCATCTCTATCTTTGTACCTAGGGAACACCTCTCTAAACTCCAAGGCAGCAGTCAACATTGCATATGTTGCATTCCAACGTGTGGGACAATCTAAGATCAACTTCTTAGATGGTAATTGCAATTGCTTTGCAATCTCACCAAACTTTATAAGACGAGCTTCTGATGTTATTAGATACTTCACACTTTCACGAACATTTTCAATCACCGTTTCAATCTCACTCAACCCATCTTGTACCAACAAATTAATGACATGTGCACAGCAACGTACATGAAAGATCTTGCCACCCAACATGAGATTCCTTTTGACAGCATCTTTCAAAATTCTTACAGCTGCATCATTGTTGTTAGCATTGTCCAGGGTTATTGTACACACCTTGTTTTCAAACCCCCAATCAAGCAAAGACTTAAAAATAGCATCAGAAATTACAACTCCAGAATGTGGAGGTGGTACatcacaaaaatttataattcgCTTTTGTAAATTCCAACTAGAGTCAACAAAATGACAGGTGAGACACATATACccaattttttgttcaaaagaTTTCCAAAAATCTGCATTAAAGCTAACTCCATTGACACTACCAAGCATAgtcttcaattttttcttctccaactcAAAAGTAGAAATGCAATCATTCCTTGTAGTATTGCGTGAAATTTTCTAGTAATATGTAGTAGCAGTTttcataaaaacattaaaaacctCATGCTTCATCATATTAAAAGGGTATTCATGCACAAGGATCATATGTGAAGTCTTTTCTCTGACCTTGGCATGGTCATACTTAAAGTTTGCTATTGTCACCTCACTTTCCACCCCACCTTCATTTACAGCTAACAGTTTTTGCTTCTTATCAGCTAGTTTACGACTTAGACAACCTTTCAAGTGCCTATGGTATTATGTTGTTGCACCATTATTACTGTAGGCAAGTCTTTTAAGGCAATGAATACATTGAACCTTTTTTGCTCCATCAGAAAgaataatttcattaaagtcATTCCAAATCACAGAagtccttttccttttcttttgttcaaatgGATTTTCTTCAAGTTTGACatccttattttttatagaTTCTTCATTCTCATCAATATTAATTACTGCATCTAGATTTTCAGTAGTAGGAGCATCCATTTGTTGACTCTCCACTTCAcaaatctaaataaattaacattccAAAACATATATGAATAAACAAGAAATCAAATTTGATATCCAAAAACACATAGCACATAGCACAAAATAAAGCTAAGTACAAAGAAACTATAACATTTTTAGTAGCTAACCGCAGAGGACTCTGCACCTCAGGAAAAGAAAAGCACAGACCCATTCCAAACTACATACCAGACTCCATAGCCACAATCCACTAATTACAAAGTTAAGTTATTATCAAACAAATTCAACCAACAAGATTTTTCTATGTTATATAGAAATTTCATAAACAACCATAACTTGGAAATCAAAACGATTTTGCAATATCAAACAAACTACAGTGCAAAcaactataaaaatataaaaaaaaaattttaaacatgaaAATTTACCTATGGTGAGAGAAGGCTATGAACGTCTTGGAAGATGGAGGTAGAGAGCGAAGATGGTAGTGATGCCAAATACTACATCGGATCTAGAGCTGTTGTTGGAGCTCTTTGCACACCCATTAGAACCCTTAATTACATGGTGATTCGGTAAACAACAGACTCTGAATCCTCTTTAATAGCATCTAAATCTTCCAAATCTAGGACTTGTTCATTTGTTGCAAAGAGATATAGGGCAGATTTGGTGGAATTTCTTGGCctcacgagagagagagagagagagagagagagagctaatcaattctttgtcaaaatttggggaaaagaaagaaactgatgggaaaagaaagaaactgatgataaaagagagaaagattgaaGCTTCTCAAAGAAGCTTCGGACTGTCCAAGATAGCCTAAGAGTTTTAGGCTGTAGACTGCATAGGATTGACATGTACTCATTGAGTGACAGCTAAAAATTTCAGTTAGAATAAAATTGAATTCagttttttcttgtttaatGATAGAGCTAAATTGTGAAGTTTTGGTAGAGAGAACTGAGAAAAAACTAAACTATATTGAGATATAGAGTATTCAGATGGAAAGGAGTAACTAAATGACTAAACTAACACgcgaaaataatatgaaaagaCAACAAAGGGATAAGATAGTGAAGTCTAGCTGTATATGAAGTATTGAAGTACTACTGTATTAGAGTCTTTAGAGAACTCTAGAAGGTAGAAGTGGAGTGAAGTCCAGCTGTATCCATGAAGTACTACTGTACTAGCTAGAGAACTCTAGAAGGTAGAAGTGGAAATTGAAAAAAGCGTGAATTACAAAGTGAAGtctttggtcttttttttttttttgctaaaaatgttttttttttaaaagggaaagataaaaaaacttaaagtaaTGGTAACTAGAAAGTTATCTCCTGTgggaaattttattattaaaatatgtgtaatgtaaaaatatttagtttatttagtAAATATATATCAAGCTTTTTATCAAGCTATATACGAGCTTAAGCTTGGCTTGTGTTGTATCAAACCCGATTGTTCATGAGCTTGTTCAcgaacaaatttttttgctcaAGCTCAGCTTGTTTATCAAACAAGCCAAAAACTAAGGCTCAAGCTTGGcctatttataaacaaacaaacatgaacgaGCTTTTTATCGAGCCGAGCCCGAGTTGTTCATGATCGGCTTGGTTCGTTTACAGCCCTAAACCATGGCAACTCCAACTAACAGAGCCTTATATTCGACCTCGTTGTTAGTAGCTAGAAAACATAACCTCAACGACTTCTCCATTATCGACTTCTCAGGAGTGATTAACACAACCCCTACACTTGCTCCTTTTCGATTAGTTGCTCCATCAGTATAAACTTCCTAAGGGAGAACAACAATGGCCGATGTGACCATAACCTCTAAGGCTTTACCTTCCTCAATCATTGTACCGTCAATAAATTCTGCCACAAAGTCTGTTGGGACTTGCCCTTTTATAGCAGTACGAGGCATGTACTTAACATCATAGGCTTCCAACATGATTCCCCACTTAACAATTTTGCCTGTATAGTCTGATTTTTGTAAAAGAGCTTGCAAAGGTAGCTGGGTGAGCACCACCACAATATGAGCCTGAAAGTAATAGGGAAGCTTCCAAGTGGCATGCACAATGGCCAACACTACCTTCTCTAAGAGTAAATAGTGTGTCTCAGCCTCCAGTAAGGATTTGCTGATATAGTAGACGATCCTTTGGACTCCATCCTCATTTCTAACCAAGACGAGACTGACAGCATAATTTATAACGGCCAGGTACGCATACAACACTTCCTCTTTCTCAGGCCTGAAGAGTATTGGAGGGCTTGACAAATACTGCTTGAGATCCTCAAAAGCTGTtacacactcctcggtccactAAAAGTCTTTCCACTTGTGAAGAAGCTGGAAAAAAGGACGACACCTGTCCGCAGACCGAGAATGAACCTATTTAAGGCCACTGCCATTCCAGTCAATTTCTGCAACTCTTTGGGATTCTGAGAAGGATGCAAACTGTTAATAGCCTTAATTTGCTCGGGGTTGACCTCAATCACATGGTGAGTAATCATGTAGCGTAGAAATTTACCCAATCTGACCCTAAAAGAACACTTAAAAGCATTCAGGCACAACTTATGCTTTCTCAAAACCGAGAATATCTCCCCCAAATCGGCCAAATGCTCTTCTACTTGCCTACTCTTTATTACCATGTCATCAGTGTATGCCTCTATATTCCTCCCAATTTATGACTTAAACATTCGCGTCACCATTCTTTGATACGTGGATCCTGCATTCTTAAGGCCAAAGGACATTACCCGATAACGGTAGTTCCCATTAGGAGCACGAAAGGCCGTCTTCTCCTGATTAGGCAATGACAGGGATAAATGATGGTaaccttggaaggcgtccagaaAACTCATCCGAGGGTGTACCACCATGGCATCCACCAAATGGTCGATTCTAGGGATGGGAAAGGGGTCTTTTGggcaaattttattcaaatcagtgaagtccacgcagactcaccacttctcattcttcttcttaaccACCACAGTGTTGACCAACCATTCGGGATAGAAGATCTCCTTAATTGCTCCAGTCTATTTCAACTTGTTTACCTCTATCCTTACTGCCTCGGAGTGATCTTTGGATGATTGCAGAGGAAGCTGCTTACGTGGCATAGCCTCGGGATTCACATTCAATTGGTGACATATAAACCCAGGGTCAATCCTCGAAACGTCATAAGcactccatgcaaacacattAATGTTAATCTCCAGAAACTTTACCAACTCTAGTTTTTCCAAGGGTGGCAATTGGGATCCTACCTGGAAATATTGCTCTTGATCCTGCCCTATTACCACCTTCTCTAATTCGGATAACTCTCCAAATGCCCCGATCTACTGCCCCCTGCAGGGCCCTTTAGTTGCTATAGGACTAGATCCTTAATCATCCTAATAGGATCTAAAGGCTACCATGTAATTGCTAACACTAAGCATTGCCTAGCTGTGGCCTGGCTACCCACCAACTCTCTCACTCTCCCCTGAGCAGGATATTTAACCTTCAGATGTAGGGTTGAGGACACAGCACCCATAGCATGAAGCCAGGGTCTAGCTAGAATAGCTGTGTAGAAGGAAAAAGCTTCTACCACAATGAAGTTAACCTGCACCTCCTCATCCCCAGCTTATACGGGTAACCTTATCATTCCTTAAGGGACCACCATCCTACCATCAAAACTCCCCAACAGTGAGTCATACCTTTCCAGGTCCTCGGGCTTCAAGTTTAGCCCCTTGTACAAATCAGGGTACATGATTTCTGCTCCACTTCCCTGATCAACTAGCACCCTCTTTACATCATAACCACCAATCTTGATGGTAACCACCAAAGCGTCATCATGTGGCTGGAGAGTTCTTTCCTTATCCTCCTCAAAGAAACCCAGGGTAGGGGTGACCATCACCCTAGCACTTTTAGGAGCCTGATCATCAGCCTTCAAGTCACAACCTCCACCCACGGACATAACCCTGGTACTCAACCCCCATCATTTCCTAGCTTGGCAAAGATCACATTGATAGTACCCAACACTGGCCGAGGAGTGCCATCCCCATGAAACTTAGCTCCTAGATGCCCGAATTGCCCTATAGGCTAATGTAAAAACCGATTAAACTTCCCCGCCTTTACCAATTGGTTCAAGTGATCTCCTAGGGTTCTACAATCCTCTGTAGTATGTCCTTTGTCCTGATGGTAGTGGTAATAGAGGCTCTGGTTTCTCCTAGATGAATCCCCACCCATCTTATTGGGCCATTTGAAATAAGGTTCATTCTTA
It encodes the following:
- the LOC126732564 gene encoding pentatricopeptide repeat-containing protein At4g36680, mitochondrial-like, producing the protein MSSSIPLRHLRHLCTTTPTPTNSAAISISRAKSKLRTEYDPDKALEIYSSVSKHYSSPTSSRYAQDLTVRRLAKSRRFADIESLIESHKNDPKIKEEPYLSTLIRSYGRAGMFDHAMRTFDQMDELGTPRSAVSFNALLAACNHSKMFDKVPQLFDEMPKRYRFSPDKISYGILVKSYCAAGSPEKAVEILKEMEEKRVEITAVTFTTILDALYRQGKSEEAEKLWDVMVKKGCEIDVAAYNVRIMYAHGGDPENVKALINEISNVGLKPDTISYNYLMTCYCKSGLMDEAKKVYEGLEENGCNPNAATFRTLVYYLCRNGDYEKGYKVFKESVKVHKIPDFATMKNLVEGLVEKKKMKEAKGLIRTIKKKFPPNVVKTWIKFEEKLGLASVDAGPDEDDEEAAA